The DNA sequence CCGAAGCGCTCGGCGCCATCGGACGGGCAAAGGACTGACTATGGAGGAGCTGGACAAACAACTCGCCTTGCGGATGATCACCCTCTTTTCCGGGGCGGTCAAAGGCATCGCCTTCTACCCCGAATCCCATCCCGCCATCCGTCGGCCCCTGCTCGAACTGGACAGACTTTTCGGCACCGCACTGGCCCAAGCCGGGGAGATTGCCTGGGGGGTCATCGACGGCGTCATGTTCTTCGGGAAACATCTCTTCATCACCCCCTCAACCGCCGTCGCCGATCTGACCAACCGGATGATGGAAAAGGAGATCGACCGGATCGTCATGGGGAGCGGACTTACCTTTGACGAACTCCAGGGGTTCGTGCGCCTCCTTGCCGGCACCCCGGCAGGATTCGACGAGCTCTGCGCCCGCATGAAGCAGAAGGAGATACGCCACATCCTGGTGGTGCGCCGGAAGGACACCCCCCTGCCGGAGGACAGGGACGATGAGGATGGAGAGGGCTACGCCCTGGCGACCTACGGCCAGGCCCTGGGAGCGATCAGGGGCGTCTGCCGCGATATCGAGCAGGGGCGGATTCCCAGCAGCGCCCCGGTGATCGGCGTGGTGGACCGGCTGGTCGGCATCACCATGCGCGACCCCTCCACCCTCCTGGGGCTTGCCATGATCAAGGACTACGACAACTATACCTTCAACCACTGCGTCAACGTGGGGGTGCTGGCCATGTCCCTGGGGGCCGCCATCGGCATGGATGCGGACGGCGTCAAGGAGGTCGGCATCGCCGGGCAGTTGCACGACATCGGCAAAACCATGATCCCGAAGGAGATCGTCAACAAGCCGGGCAAGTTATCCAGCGCGGAATTCCATGAGATGAAGCGCCACTCGGAACTGGGCGCCAAGATCATCCGCGAGATGGAAGGGCTCAGCCCCCGGGTCGGCCAGGCCGTGCTGGGACACCACCTGCACTACAACCGCAACGGTTATCCCGAATGGGCCCGCGGGTTCGACTACGGCCGGATGATCGACATCATCGCCATCGCCGACACCTACGACGCCATCACCACCCT is a window from the Oryzomonas sagensis genome containing:
- a CDS encoding HD-GYP domain-containing protein, whose product is MEELDKQLALRMITLFSGAVKGIAFYPESHPAIRRPLLELDRLFGTALAQAGEIAWGVIDGVMFFGKHLFITPSTAVADLTNRMMEKEIDRIVMGSGLTFDELQGFVRLLAGTPAGFDELCARMKQKEIRHILVVRRKDTPLPEDRDDEDGEGYALATYGQALGAIRGVCRDIEQGRIPSSAPVIGVVDRLVGITMRDPSTLLGLAMIKDYDNYTFNHCVNVGVLAMSLGAAIGMDADGVKEVGIAGQLHDIGKTMIPKEIVNKPGKLSSAEFHEMKRHSELGAKIIREMEGLSPRVGQAVLGHHLHYNRNGYPEWARGFDYGRMIDIIAIADTYDAITTLRVYQHPITPRAALGVMQELMGTILDGDLVTRFVEMMGKYPVGTLVRLDTNEIALIHRPNPLDEEAPVVRIVFAQDGGRLPQPREQRLVERDGSSYARIVAVVDPLLKSIDVGSLINRGHY